ACGATCTGGGTCAGGACACGGCTCAACTCCGACTTATCCCCGAAGTGGCGGGCATCCAGGCCTGCCGAGACGGCGGTGCAGTAGGTGGCGTAGGTTTCAGGGCCGAAGCATAGCAGT
Above is a window of Candidatus Neomarinimicrobiota bacterium DNA encoding:
- a CDS encoding UDP-N-acetylmuramoyl-tripeptide--D-alanyl-D-alanine ligase; its protein translation is LLCFGPETYATYCTAVSAGLDARHFGDKSELSRVLTQIVSPGDVVYVKGSRGMAMDTVIKEVFNH